In Arthrobacter sp. MN05-02, the genomic stretch CTCGCATGCGTCCCCGACGCCGGGACGGACGCCTCAGATCTCCCAGGGCGCCTTGACCGGGAAGTACTTCTCGAGGAAGTCCCGGACCAGGTGGGCCCGCTCCTCGGCGGGCACCTCGGGGAAGCTCCCGTCATTGAGGCAGAAGAAGTCCTGGTTGCGCTTGTCGAGCAGCTTGACGAGGCTGCTCAGCCCGGAGCGCATCGTGGTGTCCACGTACTTGACCTTCGCCATCTCCTGCGTCACGGCACGACCGGTGAGCAGGGCGTAGTAGTGGTACAGGGAGTTGGTGACGGAGATGTTGTCCTTGGCGCGGAAACGCGAGGCCGCCGTAGCGGCGAACTCTGCCGCGAACTCGTCCTCCATCTCGAGCAGCACGCTCTTCCGCAGGGGCGCGGCCGTGTGTTCGAGGTGCCGGGTCGTGATCCTGCCGAAGCGCTCGTGCAGCAGGCGCCGGTTGACGCGCGCCGCGTTCTCGAACCCGCTGCGGTCGGCGTCGTTCTCGCCGAGCCCGATCCGCGTGTCCGCCTCGATGAACTTGGTGATCCCGCCGGGCGAGAAGAACATGTCGGGAGCGACGGGACGTCCGAAGAACATGTCGTCGTTCGAGTACAGGAAGTACTCCGACAGTCCGGGGATGTGCTGCAGTTGTGCCTCGACGGCCTGGGAGTTGTGGGTCGGCAGCACGGACGGGTCCCTGAAGTGCTCCTCGGAGCGGACGAGCGTCACGGACGGGTGGTCGGCGAGCCAGGCGGGCCGCTCCGAATCGGTGGCGATGAAGATGCGCCGCACCCACGGCGCGAACATGTACACGGAGCGCAGCGCGTATTTGAGCTCGTCGATCTGGCGGAAGCGTGCCTCGTGGTCGTCGCCCTCGCCGACCACCACGCCCTGCATGCGGGCGGCGCGGGCCGCCTGGTACTCGGGGCTGCTGCCGTCCACCCAGGAGAAGACGAGGTCGACGTCGAAGTCGATGTCCGTCGCGTGGTCCGCGAACATGTTGTCGATCGTGGGCCAGGAGAGGCCGTGCCGTTCCACCTTCCCGCGCACCACCTCGGCGGCGGGCAGGGCGCGCCGGGTCAGGGAGTTCTCCACGGGCAGCTCGATCGTGGTCTCGCCCAGGGCCCATAGCTCGATCTGCACCCCGGCGGACGGCCCGTAGGCGAGCCCGCCGAGGGGCTCGATGCGCGGGCGGAACAGACGGAAGATCCGGGCCCTGCCGCTCTTCGAGAGCTCGCCGTCACCGACGAGCAGCGTGGTGCGCCGCTTCGTGTCGACGGTGCGGGAGTAGAAGGGCTCGTCACGGCAGGCCTCCACGAGCGCTGCACGGAGCTTCTCGCGGTCGTTCAGGTCGACGGCGATCACGGGCCGCTGGTCGTTGCCGCGCACCAGCAGGAACTCGATGCCGGCGTCGTCGAGGGCCGTGCGGATGAACAGCAGGTCCTCGACCATCGCCTGGTGCGGCGTGCGGTCGGAGTTGATCAGCGTGAAGCGCCGTTTGACCGTGGTGATGTCGGAGCGGCCGTCGAAACGGGCCACCGCCGCGCGAGACGCCGACTCGAGGATCTCGGCTTCATTCTCCGGCTCGGGTGCGCCGAAATAAATGTCGTGTTGGGCGGCCGTGTCTGTAATCGGAACCTCCGGGGGTGGGTGTGTCGACTCCCCATGATAGGGCCTGTGGGGGTGCCGCGAGTGCGACGAGGCACGATACCGCTTCGGGCGGGTGCCGTCCAGCCTTCCGGTCGGCAGGTTCAGGATTGCGCGGGAGCCCTGCGGTGCTCGGCGACGTCCGCGCGTTTCCGCTGCACGGCGATGGCCTTCGCGTAGTAGGTGGTGAGCTGCTCGCAGAGCACGGGCCAGGTGCGCCCCTGCACCGCGGCCTGGGCGGCCCTGCCGAACGCCCGGCGCTTGGCGTCGTCGCCCGTCAGGTCGACCACTGCCGCGCGCAGGCCCTGCAGGTCCCCGGGCGCGTAGATCCATCCCGTACGCGACGGGTCCACGAGGTCCAGAGGGCCGCCCCGGCCCACGGCGACCACCGGCACCCCGGAGGCCATGGCCTCCTGGATGGTCTGGCAGAAGGTCTCGGATTCTCCGGGGTGGACGAAGAGGTCGAAGGTCGCGACCCTGCGCGCGAGATCGAGGCCGGCCTGGAACCCGGCGAAGTGGGCGCGGGGCAGACGGGTCCGCAGGTCCTCCTGCTGCGGACCCGATCCGATGATCACGAGGCGGGTCCCCGGCAGCGCGTCGAGCACCGCGAGGTCCTCCACCTGCTTCTCCGCGGCGAGCCGCCCCACGTAGCCGATGATGCGCTCGTGCGGCTCCGCGACGGTGGCCCGCCAGGCGGCGTCGTAGCGGTCGGGCGAGAACCGTTCGGTGTCGACGCCGCGCCGCCACAGGTTCAGCCGCTGCACGCCACGGGACCGCAGCTGAGCCAGCGCGGAGGAGGACGGGACGAGCGTCAGCGTCGAGGCGTCGTGGATGTTCTGCACGCGCTGCCACAGCAGCGGTTCCAGCCACGGGAAGCCGTAGCGCGCCGCGTACGCGGGTACCTCGGTCTGGTAGACGGAGACGGTGGGCAGGCCGAGCTGCGCACAGGCCTGCACGGCACGCCAGCCGAGGACGAACGGGGATGCGACATGCACGACGTCGGGCCGGAAGTCGGCGAGGAGACGGCGCACCCGGGCCACGGTGCCGGCGGCGAGCCGCACGGTCGCGTAGCCGGAGAGCGGCACGGAGGGCAGCGCGTGGACGGGGTAGCCCTCCACCCACGCCGGTGCCTCGTCGTCCAGCCGGGACGACGACGGCGCGATCACCAGGACCTCGTCGCCCCGGCTGCGCAGGTGGGCGAGCACCTGGAGCAGCGACTGGGTGACCCCGTTCATCTGGGGCAGGAACGATTCTGCGACAACGGCGATCCTCACCCGCCCAGCGTCGCCCGCGCAGGCGGAGGAGCGGCCACGGAAGGGTGGAGGCAGGGTGAACGCCGGGCGAAATCGCCGTCCCCGACGCCTACTCGGGGCCGGTGCGGCCCAGGTGGGAGCCGTGGGTGAGCTGCCGGGTCAGGCGCTGAGGATCCCGATCCCGCCGATCGTGAGGCCAGCCCCGATCAGTCGTGTGGTACCGGTGACGGTCGACGGCGCCCACGTCGCCGTAGCTCCCAAGCCTACGGATCACC encodes the following:
- the cpsY gene encoding exopolysaccharide phosphotransferase CpsY, with protein sequence MARFDGRSDITTVKRRFTLINSDRTPHQAMVEDLLFIRTALDDAGIEFLLVRGNDQRPVIAVDLNDREKLRAALVEACRDEPFYSRTVDTKRRTTLLVGDGELSKSGRARIFRLFRPRIEPLGGLAYGPSAGVQIELWALGETTIELPVENSLTRRALPAAEVVRGKVERHGLSWPTIDNMFADHATDIDFDVDLVFSWVDGSSPEYQAARAARMQGVVVGEGDDHEARFRQIDELKYALRSVYMFAPWVRRIFIATDSERPAWLADHPSVTLVRSEEHFRDPSVLPTHNSQAVEAQLQHIPGLSEYFLYSNDDMFFGRPVAPDMFFSPGGITKFIEADTRIGLGENDADRSGFENAARVNRRLLHERFGRITTRHLEHTAAPLRKSVLLEMEDEFAAEFAATAASRFRAKDNISVTNSLYHYYALLTGRAVTQEMAKVKYVDTTMRSGLSSLVKLLDKRNQDFFCLNDGSFPEVPAEERAHLVRDFLEKYFPVKAPWEI
- a CDS encoding glycosyl transferase, giving the protein MRIAVVAESFLPQMNGVTQSLLQVLAHLRSRGDEVLVIAPSSSRLDDEAPAWVEGYPVHALPSVPLSGYATVRLAAGTVARVRRLLADFRPDVVHVASPFVLGWRAVQACAQLGLPTVSVYQTEVPAYAARYGFPWLEPLLWQRVQNIHDASTLTLVPSSSALAQLRSRGVQRLNLWRRGVDTERFSPDRYDAAWRATVAEPHERIIGYVGRLAAEKQVEDLAVLDALPGTRLVIIGSGPQQEDLRTRLPRAHFAGFQAGLDLARRVATFDLFVHPGESETFCQTIQEAMASGVPVVAVGRGGPLDLVDPSRTGWIYAPGDLQGLRAAVVDLTGDDAKRRAFGRAAQAAVQGRTWPVLCEQLTTYYAKAIAVQRKRADVAEHRRAPAQS